From a region of the Constantimarinum furrinae genome:
- a CDS encoding aminotransferase class V-fold PLP-dependent enzyme produces MLKNQSGRFSLPKDVCYLNGAYMSPQLKSVEDIGITNLRRKSNPVAITETDFFSEKEVLRQRFSTLIDTEDPQNIAIIPSVSYGIATVIRNIDFVAGDEIILLEAQFPSNYYAWKQLEKEKGVSLKTIQAPALTSGRAERWNEALLASISSKTKVVAIPHVHWTDGTLFDLKKIRKRTHEENAFLIIDGTQSVGALPFSVKEIKPDALICGGYKWLLGPYSLGLAYFGERFEQGVPIENNWMNHRGSENFSNLVNYNPQFKDKAVRFDVGESSNFILTPMLSEAIRQLLEWTPEAIQQYCETISEKPLKRLQEKGFFIEDAKYRSKHLFGVYLPEGKDIVDIKDLLTKNKIFVSYRGKAIRVSPNVYNTKDDLEKLVHCLLHSK; encoded by the coding sequence ATGCTGAAAAATCAAAGTGGGCGATTCAGTTTGCCTAAGGATGTTTGCTACCTTAACGGTGCCTATATGTCTCCTCAACTCAAATCGGTTGAAGATATAGGGATAACCAATCTCAGACGTAAATCGAATCCAGTTGCGATCACCGAAACAGATTTCTTTTCTGAAAAAGAAGTACTTCGACAACGCTTCTCGACCTTGATCGATACCGAAGATCCACAAAATATCGCCATCATTCCTTCCGTATCGTATGGCATCGCAACGGTGATAAGAAACATAGACTTTGTCGCCGGTGATGAGATCATACTGCTGGAAGCACAATTTCCCAGTAACTATTATGCCTGGAAGCAACTGGAAAAGGAAAAAGGAGTTAGTCTAAAGACCATACAGGCCCCTGCGCTTACAAGCGGTCGTGCCGAGCGTTGGAACGAAGCCTTATTGGCTTCGATTTCGTCTAAGACCAAAGTGGTGGCAATTCCACATGTACATTGGACAGACGGCACTTTATTCGATCTCAAGAAAATTCGTAAACGAACCCATGAAGAAAATGCCTTTTTAATTATCGACGGTACTCAGAGTGTAGGTGCCCTGCCGTTTTCGGTAAAAGAAATTAAGCCGGATGCACTTATCTGTGGAGGATATAAATGGCTCTTGGGTCCTTACAGTCTGGGTCTCGCCTATTTTGGCGAACGTTTTGAACAGGGTGTACCCATTGAAAACAACTGGATGAATCACCGTGGAAGTGAGAATTTTTCAAATCTTGTAAATTATAACCCGCAGTTTAAAGATAAGGCAGTGCGTTTCGATGTGGGCGAATCGAGCAACTTTATATTAACCCCAATGCTTTCCGAAGCTATTCGTCAATTACTGGAATGGACTCCTGAAGCCATTCAGCAATATTGTGAAACGATTTCCGAAAAACCTCTGAAAAGACTTCAGGAGAAAGGCTTTTTTATAGAAGACGCTAAGTACAGGAGTAAACATCTTTTTGGGGTCTACCTTCCCGAAGGAAAGGATATCGTGGATATCAAAGACCTACTTACGAAAAATAAAATTTTTGTTTCGTATCGCGGAAAAGCCATTCGGGTTTCTCCCAATGTATACAACACTAAAGATGACTTGGAAAAATTGGTACATTGTCTATTGCATTCGAAATAA
- a CDS encoding tryptophan-rich sensory protein, with translation MKKTLQIANIISFVTVILFNYAAGTGNINNTTIGEISNNYQTLFTPASYAFSIWGLIYLLLFGFIIYQGRSLFKAVRDDAFILKTGWWFVTSCVANVLWIIFWLYGYIDMSVLAMIVLLLALLKIIMINRMELWDAPISVILFLWWPFVIYGGWITVATITNIAAFLKSTDWSGWGISEITWTILLIIISGMLGLIVIWKRNMREFALVLAWALFAVCLKNWELESPIVSYVALGVAVVLCFSAAYHGYKNQATAPYVKWKEYKNSHQRNSKI, from the coding sequence ATGAAAAAAACCCTACAGATCGCAAATATCATTTCGTTTGTAACAGTAATTCTGTTCAATTATGCTGCGGGTACGGGGAATATAAACAACACCACCATAGGGGAAATTTCAAATAACTACCAAACCCTTTTTACTCCGGCATCGTATGCATTTTCAATTTGGGGTTTAATTTATTTGCTCTTATTCGGATTTATAATTTATCAAGGCAGAAGCCTTTTTAAAGCGGTTCGAGATGATGCGTTCATCCTTAAAACCGGATGGTGGTTTGTCACTTCTTGTGTGGCTAACGTATTGTGGATCATTTTTTGGCTTTATGGGTATATCGATATGTCGGTTCTCGCCATGATCGTATTATTATTAGCACTTCTGAAAATAATTATGATAAACCGAATGGAACTTTGGGACGCACCAATTTCGGTTATACTCTTTCTCTGGTGGCCCTTTGTCATCTATGGCGGATGGATTACGGTAGCCACTATTACCAATATTGCCGCTTTTCTAAAAAGCACAGATTGGAGCGGTTGGGGAATCTCCGAAATTACTTGGACCATTTTATTGATTATTATTTCAGGTATGTTAGGTTTGATCGTAATCTGGAAACGAAATATGCGTGAATTCGCTCTTGTTTTAGCGTGGGCGTTGTTCGCTGTCTGTTTAAAGAATTGGGAGTTGGAGTCACCCATTGTATCCTATGTGGCACTTGGAGTGGCAGTGGTGCTCTGTTTTAGTGCTGCGTATCACGGATACAAGAATCAGGCCACTGCACCATATGTGAAATGGAAAGAATACAAGAATTCACACCAAAGAAATTCCAAAATCTAA
- the pdeM gene encoding ligase-associated DNA damage response endonuclease PdeM produces the protein MMYTIKILNQEFQLHSSGAIYWKKEKMLLIADVHLGKVSHFRKFGAAVPAKASLSNFRKLEHLITELQPKTICFLGDLFHSSLNSEWNIFQKWVQHTSCEIILIEGNHDIIDPIRYEAMGVSVFREMRLHGFLLTHHPTVESGMFNFSGHIHPGITMIGSGRQRLTLSCFYETENQLILPAFGTFTGKYRLRPGKNDRVYVIADNEVICVT, from the coding sequence ATGATGTATACCATTAAGATATTAAATCAAGAATTTCAACTTCATTCAAGTGGAGCTATCTACTGGAAGAAGGAAAAAATGCTACTGATTGCAGATGTACATTTAGGAAAGGTTAGTCATTTTAGAAAATTCGGTGCTGCAGTCCCGGCGAAAGCCTCCCTAAGCAACTTTAGGAAACTGGAACATCTTATTACAGAGTTACAGCCTAAAACCATTTGTTTTCTGGGTGATCTCTTTCACAGCAGCCTTAATTCTGAATGGAATATCTTTCAGAAATGGGTGCAGCATACCTCGTGTGAGATTATTTTAATAGAAGGCAATCACGACATCATTGATCCCATTAGATATGAAGCCATGGGAGTATCCGTATTCCGTGAAATGAGGTTACATGGGTTCTTATTAACCCACCACCCAACCGTCGAGTCTGGAATGTTCAATTTTTCAGGGCACATACACCCGGGTATCACTATGATTGGATCTGGCAGACAACGCTTAACATTATCTTGTTTTTATGAGACCGAAAACCAACTAATTCTTCCTGCGTTTGGGACCTTTACGGGTAAATACAGACTCCGACCGGGGAAAAATGATCGCGTATACGTCATTGCAGACAATGAAGTAATTTGCGTCACTTAA
- a CDS encoding ligase-associated DNA damage response DEXH box helicase has protein sequence MKALIDIAENWFQRQGWKPFPFQKKTWKAFLQGKHGLLNAATGSGKTYALWIPIVLNYTRENPEYKVNKTKGIKAIWITPLRALSVEIQQAAQRFADDLETGLTVGIRTGDTSQSERARQKRNMPDLLITTPESLMLLLASKGYEKMFTTLTAVVVDEWHELLGSKRGVQLELGLSRLKAICPKLRIWGISATIGNLEQAQDVLLGKDDSFRANSVLIRSSKKNKIVVRSIIPKKMENFPWRGHLGLHLLDAVIPIIKKSKTTLIYTNTRGQCEIWFQKILEKYPEFAGEIAMHHGSIAKDTRLWVEQAIRNESLSAVVATSSLDLGVDFAPVETIIQIGGPKGIAKFVQRAGRSNHRPDEASVIYFLPTHALELIEASALKRAVKHEIMEDRIPYLLAFDVLIQYLVTLAVSDGFYPKKIYSEIKQTFCFQDITEEQWRWCLNFITIGSQSLQAYDEYKRVEVKPNGLFKVESRRTAMMHRLSIGTIVSDTMLTVKFVGGGFIGTIEEWFIGKLKPGDTFVFAGRTLELVRLRQMVAQVRRSVKKSANIVSFMGGRMTLSSQMSEILREELQSEAEHKKKTPELKALSSLFERQEMESIVPGEHEFLIETFKTREGHHSLFYPFEGRYVHEAMSSLIAYRLSLLHPITFSIAYNDYGFELLSDQPLDIQQLIDNNLFSSEYLFDDLQKSLNATELARRKFRDIAVISGLVFQGYPNRIVKTKHLQSNSQLLFDVFRDYEPENLLYLQSFRETFEHQLEEGRLRIALNRIMKQEIIWKKCKKPTPFSFPIITDRLREKLSSEKLKDRISRMKLQLEK, from the coding sequence TTGAAAGCTCTTATAGATATAGCCGAAAATTGGTTTCAGCGTCAAGGGTGGAAACCGTTTCCATTTCAAAAAAAAACATGGAAAGCATTTCTTCAAGGTAAACACGGATTACTGAACGCTGCTACGGGAAGCGGTAAAACATATGCGCTATGGATACCTATTGTACTTAATTATACAAGAGAAAATCCAGAGTATAAAGTAAATAAAACCAAGGGAATAAAAGCCATTTGGATTACTCCGTTACGAGCGCTTTCGGTGGAAATACAGCAGGCAGCACAACGATTTGCAGATGATCTGGAAACTGGACTCACTGTGGGAATAAGAACAGGCGACACATCCCAAAGTGAGCGTGCCAGACAAAAAAGAAACATGCCCGATCTGCTTATAACAACCCCAGAAAGCCTAATGTTATTGCTTGCCTCTAAAGGCTACGAAAAAATGTTCACGACTCTAACAGCTGTAGTTGTGGACGAATGGCATGAACTGCTTGGAAGTAAACGGGGCGTACAACTGGAATTGGGTCTTTCCCGATTAAAAGCAATATGTCCAAAGCTACGTATATGGGGTATTTCGGCGACAATCGGAAATTTGGAACAGGCACAAGATGTACTTCTCGGTAAGGACGACAGTTTTAGAGCCAATTCGGTACTCATCAGATCTTCTAAAAAGAATAAGATCGTGGTGCGGTCAATTATTCCTAAGAAAATGGAGAATTTTCCATGGCGCGGACATCTGGGATTACATTTACTCGATGCAGTCATTCCTATCATAAAAAAGAGTAAAACCACCCTGATCTATACAAATACCCGAGGCCAATGCGAAATTTGGTTTCAAAAGATACTGGAAAAATACCCCGAATTTGCTGGCGAAATAGCCATGCACCACGGAAGTATTGCCAAAGATACCCGTTTATGGGTAGAGCAGGCTATACGAAATGAATCGTTGTCTGCTGTGGTGGCGACATCAAGTTTGGATCTAGGTGTGGATTTCGCCCCTGTGGAAACCATTATACAGATTGGCGGTCCTAAAGGGATAGCAAAATTTGTACAGCGCGCAGGGCGGAGTAACCACCGTCCCGATGAAGCTTCAGTCATTTATTTTTTGCCAACGCACGCTTTAGAATTGATTGAGGCATCGGCATTAAAACGAGCAGTAAAACATGAGATCATGGAAGATCGCATTCCGTATTTACTCGCTTTCGATGTATTAATACAGTATTTGGTCACGCTTGCTGTAAGTGATGGATTCTATCCTAAAAAAATCTACTCTGAAATAAAGCAGACATTTTGTTTTCAGGATATTACAGAAGAGCAATGGAGATGGTGTCTCAATTTTATAACGATTGGAAGTCAGAGTCTACAGGCTTATGATGAATACAAACGAGTAGAAGTGAAACCCAACGGATTGTTTAAAGTGGAAAGCCGAAGGACGGCAATGATGCATAGATTATCCATTGGTACGATTGTAAGTGATACCATGCTCACGGTAAAATTCGTGGGAGGAGGGTTTATTGGCACTATAGAAGAGTGGTTTATAGGAAAACTTAAACCGGGGGATACTTTTGTCTTTGCCGGTAGAACTCTCGAATTAGTGCGTTTGCGACAGATGGTCGCACAGGTTCGAAGATCGGTTAAAAAGTCGGCCAACATCGTTAGCTTTATGGGCGGTCGAATGACCCTGTCTTCCCAAATGAGTGAAATATTACGAGAAGAACTACAAAGCGAAGCCGAACACAAGAAGAAAACTCCCGAGCTCAAAGCGCTTAGCTCATTGTTTGAGAGGCAGGAGATGGAATCTATTGTCCCCGGCGAACATGAGTTCTTAATAGAAACTTTTAAAACCAGAGAAGGGCATCACAGCCTTTTTTATCCCTTTGAGGGTCGTTATGTACATGAAGCCATGAGTAGTCTAATTGCTTACCGCTTAAGTTTGTTACATCCAATTACATTTTCAATAGCTTATAACGATTATGGATTTGAGTTATTAAGTGACCAACCATTGGACATTCAACAATTAATTGACAACAATCTTTTTAGTTCTGAATATTTATTTGATGACCTTCAGAAAAGTTTAAATGCGACCGAACTGGCCAGACGAAAGTTTAGGGACATCGCTGTCATATCGGGACTGGTTTTTCAAGGGTATCCTAACAGAATAGTAAAAACGAAACATTTGCAAAGCAATAGTCAGTTGCTGTTTGATGTTTTCAGAGATTACGAACCGGAAAATCTTCTCTATCTTCAGTCCTTTAGGGAAACCTTTGAGCATCAATTAGAGGAAGGAAGACTTCGAATTGCCTTAAACAGAATAATGAAGCAAGAAATCATCTGGAAGAAGTGTAAAAAGCCCACTCCGTTCAGTTTTCCAATTATAACCGATCGACTTCGGGAAAAGCTGTCTTCTGAAAAGCTTAAAGACCGAATTTCAAGAATGAAATTACAACTGGAGAAATGA
- a CDS encoding ATP-dependent DNA ligase, translating to MKAFAALIKTLDSTNKTTLKVNALTEYFLAASEQDKLWTIAILSHRRPKRPVNTTLLREWATEISGIPSWLFEESYHIVGDLAETIALILPASKAESDKSLSAYIEEIIQLKTLPDAEKKIYLQENWLKLNYFERFVFNKIITGGFRIGVSQKLMTRALSKATQIDEDILAYKLMGNWSPQSTSFRELILEENEADYLSKPYPFYLAYAVEENFKETMGDISNWSFEHKWDGIRAQVIIRNDEVFVWSRGEELVTDKYPEFQNFIGAIPNGTVLDGEILPFKNKKIGNFNALQTRIGRKNITKALLDKTPVILTAYDLLEWQGKDIRNKSFSERRKLLDALISNCDCDAIGLYLSNTMNFNSWEDAGKERALSREKRSEGLMIKRKDSPYLVGRKKGDWWKWKIDPFTIDAVLTYAMRGHGRRANLFTDYTFGLWDNGELVTFAKAYSGLTDAEFRQVDAWIKKNTIERFGPVRSVTPHHVFEIAFEGIAESKRHKSGVATRFPRILRWRKDKPIEEANTLSDLKALIPY from the coding sequence ATGAAAGCATTTGCAGCACTCATAAAAACACTGGACAGTACCAACAAAACTACGTTAAAGGTAAATGCCCTTACCGAGTATTTTCTGGCTGCATCAGAACAAGATAAACTTTGGACAATTGCCATTCTTTCGCATAGAAGACCAAAACGGCCTGTAAATACTACCCTCCTACGGGAATGGGCCACCGAAATAAGCGGAATTCCCTCTTGGTTATTCGAAGAAAGTTATCATATCGTGGGTGATCTGGCCGAAACTATCGCGCTTATTCTTCCCGCGTCTAAAGCTGAGTCCGATAAATCCTTGTCTGCTTATATTGAAGAAATAATTCAATTGAAGACCCTTCCGGATGCTGAAAAAAAAATCTATTTACAGGAAAATTGGTTAAAACTCAATTATTTTGAGCGATTTGTATTCAATAAGATAATCACCGGAGGATTCCGAATTGGAGTCAGTCAGAAATTAATGACACGCGCCCTTTCTAAAGCCACCCAAATTGATGAAGACATCCTGGCTTACAAATTAATGGGAAACTGGAGCCCCCAGTCTACGTCATTTCGAGAACTTATATTGGAAGAGAACGAAGCCGATTATCTTTCTAAACCGTATCCATTTTATCTCGCTTACGCTGTAGAAGAAAACTTTAAAGAAACCATGGGAGATATCAGTAACTGGAGTTTTGAACACAAATGGGATGGGATACGGGCTCAGGTAATAATTAGAAATGATGAAGTCTTTGTATGGTCCCGTGGTGAAGAGCTGGTCACCGATAAATATCCTGAATTTCAAAATTTTATTGGCGCTATTCCCAACGGAACGGTCCTCGATGGTGAAATTCTTCCGTTTAAGAATAAAAAAATTGGCAATTTCAATGCCTTACAAACTCGAATTGGACGAAAGAATATTACAAAGGCATTGCTAGATAAAACCCCGGTGATTTTAACCGCCTACGACCTTTTAGAATGGCAAGGGAAAGATATAAGAAATAAGTCATTTTCTGAAAGACGAAAATTGCTCGATGCCCTTATTTCCAATTGTGATTGTGACGCCATAGGGTTATATTTAAGTAATACTATGAATTTCAACTCGTGGGAAGATGCCGGTAAAGAACGTGCATTGTCGAGAGAGAAGCGCAGTGAAGGTCTCATGATTAAAAGAAAAGACTCCCCTTACTTAGTAGGACGAAAAAAGGGAGACTGGTGGAAATGGAAAATTGACCCCTTTACCATTGATGCAGTACTTACTTATGCGATGCGGGGTCATGGTCGCCGGGCAAATTTATTTACAGACTATACTTTTGGCTTGTGGGATAATGGAGAACTGGTAACCTTTGCAAAAGCGTATTCCGGTCTCACCGACGCAGAATTCAGACAAGTTGATGCCTGGATCAAAAAAAATACGATAGAACGGTTTGGCCCGGTAAGAAGTGTTACCCCGCATCATGTATTCGAGATCGCTTTTGAAGGAATAGCCGAAAGCAAACGCCATAAAAGTGGGGTTGCAACACGTTTCCCTCGTATTCTTCGCTGGAGAAAAGACAAGCCTATTGAAGAGGCGAATACATTATCCGATCTTAAAGCTCTTATACCATATTGA
- a CDS encoding ligase-associated DNA damage response exonuclease, with product MNQPLLVFNESGIYCQQADVYIDAWKPVNKCIVTHGHADHSRWGHKKYITHHNNVPIIKHRLGEITVSGKKWNESFTINGVRFSLHPAGHIVGSSQVRVEYKGEVWVFTGDFKTEDDGLAEPYIPIKCHTFITESTFGLPAFKWEPQSSVFNDINTWWSINKQEGKTSVLFGYSLGKAQRLLHGLDTSIGKIYTHGAVENMTDVLRPMYRLPETIRITRDTSKEELKGNIVIAPPSAHGGTWIRKMVPFTTASASGWMTFRGARRRRAIDKGFVLSDHADWDGLLQSIENTQCEKVIATHGYTEIFARYLREELGMDARTQQTQFEEEGAEVGSKTESGVHE from the coding sequence ATGAATCAACCGCTACTAGTTTTTAATGAATCGGGAATTTATTGTCAGCAGGCAGATGTTTATATAGATGCTTGGAAACCGGTAAATAAATGTATCGTAACTCATGGTCATGCCGATCACAGTCGTTGGGGGCATAAAAAATACATTACCCACCATAATAATGTTCCTATTATTAAACATCGATTAGGTGAAATTACGGTGAGCGGTAAAAAATGGAACGAATCCTTCACTATAAACGGAGTTCGATTTTCACTCCATCCAGCGGGTCATATTGTGGGTTCTTCACAGGTGAGAGTAGAATATAAAGGTGAAGTGTGGGTGTTTACCGGAGATTTTAAAACTGAAGATGACGGACTCGCAGAACCCTATATCCCCATTAAATGCCACACCTTCATAACCGAATCAACTTTCGGTCTCCCGGCTTTCAAATGGGAGCCACAATCTTCGGTATTTAACGATATAAATACCTGGTGGAGTATCAATAAGCAAGAGGGTAAGACATCCGTACTCTTTGGATACAGTTTGGGGAAAGCGCAACGCTTGCTTCACGGATTAGACACCTCCATTGGCAAAATATATACACATGGCGCGGTGGAGAACATGACCGACGTACTTCGTCCCATGTATCGCTTACCGGAAACCATTCGAATTACAAGAGATACGTCTAAAGAGGAGCTCAAGGGCAATATTGTAATTGCTCCTCCCAGTGCGCATGGCGGCACCTGGATTAGAAAAATGGTTCCCTTTACCACTGCTTCTGCGAGTGGCTGGATGACCTTTAGAGGAGCGAGAAGACGGAGAGCCATTGATAAGGGATTTGTGTTAAGTGATCACGCAGATTGGGATGGTTTGTTACAATCAATTGAAAATACGCAATGTGAAAAGGTAATTGCAACGCACGGTTATACCGAAATATTTGCCCGGTATCTTCGGGAGGAACTTGGCATGGATGCCCGCACCCAACAAACTCAATTTGAAGAAGAAGGTGCCGAAGTGGGTTCAAAAACAGAAAGTGGGGTTCATGAATGA
- a CDS encoding tellurite resistance TerB family protein: MTFRDLFESGEHSRNLGHFASIANIAAIDGELNEHEERLLKRFARKLDISEAEYAEVLKNPKRFPINPPNSSEKRLERMHDLFEMIFADHEIDDEERGLVEKYAIGLGYTNELAAKLIKRSIEIYQGGLNLEDYRYLLNRD, translated from the coding sequence ATGACATTTAGAGATCTATTTGAAAGCGGAGAGCATTCAAGAAACTTAGGACATTTTGCCTCTATTGCTAATATTGCTGCCATTGACGGTGAGTTAAATGAGCATGAAGAACGACTGTTGAAAAGATTTGCGAGAAAACTGGACATATCCGAAGCTGAATATGCCGAAGTTTTAAAAAATCCGAAACGTTTTCCAATCAATCCGCCAAACTCTTCTGAAAAACGTTTAGAGCGTATGCACGATCTGTTTGAAATGATCTTTGCCGACCATGAAATTGATGATGAAGAACGCGGTTTAGTAGAGAAGTATGCTATAGGGTTGGGTTACACAAATGAATTGGCAGCCAAACTCATTAAAAGATCAATTGAGATCTATCAGGGAGGTCTTAATCTTGAGGATTACCGGTATCTGCTAAACAGAGATTAA
- the fbp gene encoding class 1 fructose-bisphosphatase gives MAKQNQTLGEFIIENQGEFKYSSGELSRLINSIRLAAKVVNHEVNKAGLVDILGAAGDTNIQGEDQQKLDVYANEAFIKTLTNREIVCGIASEEEDDFITIKGRNELNDNKYVVLIDPLDGSSNIDVNVSVGTIFSVYRRITPSGTPVTLEDFLQPGNRQVAAGYIVYGTSTMIVYTTGHGVNGFTLNPAIGTYYLSHPNMKFPETGSIYSVNEGNYVHFPQGVKDYIKYCQQEEEDRPYTSRYIGSLVSDFHRNMIKGGIYIYPNTSKNPDGKLRLLYECNPMAYIAEQAGGKASNGFKRILDIEPTELHQRVPFFCGSKRMVETAEEFMRKAEKGESN, from the coding sequence ATGGCAAAACAAAATCAGACACTTGGCGAATTCATAATTGAAAATCAAGGAGAATTTAAATATTCCAGCGGGGAGTTATCGCGACTAATCAATTCTATTCGTCTTGCCGCAAAGGTTGTCAATCACGAAGTGAACAAAGCAGGACTTGTGGATATACTGGGTGCTGCCGGTGATACCAACATCCAGGGGGAAGACCAGCAAAAGCTCGATGTGTATGCGAATGAAGCGTTTATTAAAACCCTCACCAACCGCGAGATCGTTTGTGGTATAGCGAGTGAAGAGGAGGATGATTTTATTACGATCAAAGGGCGAAATGAACTTAACGATAATAAGTATGTGGTGCTTATTGACCCGCTCGACGGGTCCTCGAATATAGATGTAAACGTTTCGGTAGGAACTATTTTTTCTGTCTACCGCAGGATCACACCTTCAGGAACTCCGGTGACATTGGAAGATTTTCTACAACCCGGAAACAGACAGGTTGCTGCGGGTTATATCGTATACGGAACTTCAACTATGATCGTGTATACTACAGGACACGGTGTGAATGGTTTTACCTTAAACCCGGCGATTGGAACCTATTACCTTTCACATCCCAATATGAAATTCCCTGAAACCGGATCGATCTACTCGGTGAACGAAGGGAATTATGTTCATTTCCCACAGGGTGTGAAAGATTATATTAAGTATTGCCAGCAAGAGGAAGAAGACCGACCCTATACATCCCGCTACATCGGATCGCTGGTATCAGACTTTCACAGAAACATGATTAAAGGTGGAATCTATATTTACCCTAACACCTCGAAAAACCCCGATGGAAAGCTACGTTTGCTTTACGAATGTAATCCGATGGCCTATATTGCAGAACAAGCCGGTGGAAAGGCCAGTAACGGATTTAAAAGGATATTGGATATTGAGCCTACAGAATTACACCAAAGGGTACCCTTTTTCTGCGGAAGCAAACGAATGGTTGAAACCGCCGAAGAATTTATGCGTAAGGCCGAAAAAGGGGAGTCTAATTAA
- a CDS encoding GNAT family N-acetyltransferase, whose translation MEIKIRKALKEDMPEVMELIHELAVFEKQPDAVEVTVAELQKEGFGEDPMFLCFVAEVNEEIVGMALVYFRFSTWKGRTVHLEDLVVKENMRSKGVGERLYRRVLEYALEQGVKRVQWVVLDWNEGAVNFYKRTGASILEDWKLVEMEPPEIKNYLNKA comes from the coding sequence ATGGAAATAAAGATTCGTAAAGCCCTGAAAGAGGACATGCCGGAGGTAATGGAATTGATTCATGAGCTTGCTGTATTTGAAAAGCAACCCGACGCAGTAGAAGTTACTGTAGCCGAATTGCAGAAAGAAGGATTTGGAGAGGATCCCATGTTTCTTTGTTTTGTTGCTGAGGTGAATGAAGAAATTGTGGGAATGGCCCTGGTGTATTTCAGGTTTTCTACCTGGAAAGGTCGAACCGTGCATCTGGAAGATCTGGTAGTGAAGGAAAACATGAGGAGTAAGGGTGTAGGCGAGAGGTTGTATCGCAGGGTGTTGGAATATGCCTTGGAACAAGGAGTGAAGCGTGTACAATGGGTAGTGTTGGACTGGAATGAAGGGGCTGTCAATTTTTATAAGAGGACCGGAGCTTCAATTCTTGAAGACTGGAAACTTGTAGAAATGGAGCCTCCCGAGATTAAGAATTATTTGAACAAAGCATAA